Proteins co-encoded in one Pararge aegeria chromosome 19, ilParAegt1.1, whole genome shotgun sequence genomic window:
- the LOC120632246 gene encoding uncharacterized protein LOC120632246, whose product MLNKYIAFVIILALPTAWTTPLSVIQPDHPPLAAELGSRVVARASRLMQDTGDPRLPFPSLQELAAIKKVAETLIMLGQEVIPSIIGEMPMGGMGSTSSSIDVPNDAVSSN is encoded by the exons ATGTTAAACAAATACATCGCATTTGTGATCATACTGGCTCTACCTACGGCTTGGACTACACCT CTGTCTGTGATACAACCTGATCACCCGCCACTCGCTGCTGAGCTAGGCTCGCGGGTGGTAGCGCGCGCGTCGCGCTTGATGCAGGACACTGGCGACCCACGGCTCCCGTTCCCCAGTCTTCAGGAGCTCGCTGCCATCAAGAAGGTCGCGGAGACACTCATCATGCTGGGACAAGAG GTAATCCCCTCAATCATCGGAGAAATGCCCATGGGTGGCATGGGGTCCACTTCTTCGTCCATAGACGTGCCCAACGACGCTGTCAGTAGCAATTAA